In Maridesulfovibrio frigidus DSM 17176, a genomic segment contains:
- the traI gene encoding TraI/MobA(P) family conjugative relaxase, with amino-acid sequence MISRRIACKPQNDSYRRLADYIADAKNKGEKTLYSWNDGCWAGENYQLAIQEVLDTQDLNQRTRKEKTYHLIVSFRPEDEALLTPEKCKVMEKEFAKVLGFEDHQRHCGVHKNTNNIHMHIAYNMIHPETLTRHEPYRDYFKRDRLHRELEQKFGLKPDNGRQKDMEAKRNNDRAETYEAHSGQQSFDSYLKERKDFIFKSLDSAQSWQDFHKSLAQIGVEVKARGNGCIIKDKHSSTAVKASRLDRNFTKAKLEGKLGQYQKPLSIAQEVVENDRYVSRPLHKKRGELYAQYREAIDGRKKVYEDLKSEQDERWNCAADFWGNKIKAIKNDRKLTLKDRSKLLAMAAGKKTEIQEGIKVEMAERRSELRKQSPFSRWNDFLKWKAENGDDVALQVLRSKKDPIERNTQQEFAKADPLAPNWKLKQSQIRVDSSLAWKDKRKLISIAKMLQLQAEEKKRYNIGQSIEHRAKNKDGEFKPEKPMLNKLSWRVDSSGNILYTLESGGMVKDNGDKIFFSVSDSKAGIVAEKLAKRVFGPHVVMKDNEIYRKGVRRTKSAGVVRGR; translated from the coding sequence ATGATTAGCCGAAGGATAGCTTGTAAGCCTCAGAACGATAGTTATCGGAGATTGGCCGACTACATTGCCGATGCTAAGAACAAAGGGGAGAAGACTCTTTATTCTTGGAATGATGGCTGTTGGGCTGGTGAAAACTATCAACTGGCCATTCAGGAAGTTTTGGACACTCAGGATCTGAACCAGCGCACCAGGAAAGAAAAGACTTATCATCTGATTGTGTCCTTCAGGCCGGAAGATGAAGCCCTGCTGACTCCAGAGAAGTGTAAGGTGATGGAAAAAGAATTTGCGAAGGTTTTAGGATTTGAGGACCACCAACGTCATTGTGGAGTTCATAAGAATACTAACAACATTCACATGCATATTGCTTACAATATGATTCATCCTGAAACTCTGACTAGGCATGAGCCTTACCGAGACTATTTCAAGCGCGACCGGCTGCATCGTGAACTGGAACAGAAGTTTGGTTTGAAGCCAGACAATGGCCGGCAAAAGGATATGGAGGCTAAGCGAAATAATGATAGGGCTGAGACTTATGAAGCGCATTCCGGGCAGCAGTCTTTTGATTCCTACTTGAAAGAGCGCAAGGACTTTATTTTCAAGTCACTAGATAGCGCACAGAGTTGGCAGGATTTCCATAAATCGCTGGCGCAGATAGGTGTTGAGGTTAAAGCTAGAGGGAATGGCTGTATCATCAAAGATAAACATTCCAGTACTGCCGTTAAAGCTAGTAGGCTGGATCGAAATTTTACCAAAGCTAAGCTTGAAGGAAAACTTGGGCAGTATCAGAAACCGTTGTCCATTGCGCAGGAAGTTGTAGAAAATGATCGGTACGTATCGCGCCCACTTCATAAAAAGCGAGGGGAGCTTTACGCGCAGTACCGTGAGGCAATAGACGGCAGGAAAAAAGTCTACGAAGATCTCAAGTCTGAACAGGATGAACGCTGGAACTGCGCGGCAGATTTTTGGGGTAACAAGATTAAAGCGATTAAGAATGACCGCAAACTGACTCTTAAAGACCGGAGTAAGTTGTTAGCCATGGCAGCCGGTAAGAAGACTGAAATACAGGAAGGAATAAAAGTGGAAATGGCAGAGAGAAGGTCAGAGTTGCGAAAACAAAGTCCTTTTAGCCGCTGGAATGATTTTCTTAAATGGAAGGCTGAAAACGGTGATGACGTGGCTTTGCAGGTCTTGCGGTCCAAGAAAGATCCAATTGAAAGAAATACTCAGCAAGAGTTCGCAAAAGCCGATCCTTTAGCACCGAACTGGAAGCTGAAGCAAAGTCAGATCCGAGTGGATTCCAGTTTAGCTTGGAAGGATAAGCGTAAGTTGATTTCGATTGCCAAGATGCTCCAGCTCCAAGCTGAGGAAAAGAAACGTTACAATATTGGGCAAAGTATTGAGCATCGGGCGAAGAATAAAGATGGCGAGTTCAAGCCTGAAAAACCGATGTTAAATAAGCTTAGTTGGCGTGTCGATTCCTCTGGGAATATTCTTTATACGCTGGAAAGTGGCGGCATGGTCAAAGATAATGGCGATAAGATCTTTTTCAGCGTGAGTGATTCGAAGGCAGGGATAGTGGCTGAGAAGTTGGCGAAGCGGGTGTTCGGGCCACATGTTGTAATGAAGGATAATGAGATTTACCGGAAGGGAGTGAGGCGCACAAAGAGTGCAGGAGTAGTGCGTGGGCGATAG
- a CDS encoding plasmid mobilization protein: protein MPSNKKVIKAYVSEEEHNKVSATAKQCSLSISAFAKAVCLGHEIKSREDQQARRELLKINADLARLGGLLKMWILDDDKHRLDVEELLKDLRQRQKELCEKVISL, encoded by the coding sequence GTGCCGAGTAATAAGAAAGTCATAAAAGCATATGTCTCTGAAGAAGAGCACAATAAAGTCAGTGCCACTGCAAAGCAGTGTAGTCTGTCCATTTCTGCTTTTGCGAAAGCCGTTTGCCTTGGTCATGAAATTAAGAGCCGGGAGGATCAGCAGGCACGCCGGGAGTTGTTAAAAATTAATGCAGACCTTGCCCGACTTGGAGGTCTGCTCAAGATGTGGATTCTTGATGATGACAAACACCGGCTTGATGTTGAGGAGTTGCTTAAAGATCTACGGCAGCGACAGAAGGAATTGTGCGAGAAGGTGATAAGCTTATGA